The Anaeromyxobacter sp. Fw109-5 genomic interval CGCGCCGGGAGGCGCCGTAGCCGCGCGAGAGCACCGCCACCCGGCGGCCGCGCGCGGCCAGCCGGGCCGACACCGCGATGGCCGCGGGCGTCTTCCCGGCGCCGCCGACCGCCACGTTGCCGATGGAGATCACCGGCACCCCCGCCCGCGCCTGCGCGAGGAGCCCGGAGTCGTAGAGGGCGCCGCGCGCGGCGGCGCCCGCGCGGAAGAGCCCCTCCGCGAGGAGGAGCGGCGCGAGCAGCACCGCCTCGCCCGGCGCGGCGCGGTGACCCCACCAGATCCGCTCCACGACGCTCATCGTCCGAGCATCTCGCGGGAGGCGGCGAGCACCGCCTCCGGCGCGAGGTCGCGCAGGCAGCGGTGGTGGCCCTCGGGGCAGTAGTCGCCGCCGTGGTTCGAGCAGGGCGCGCACGAGAGCGCGAGGGAGAGCGACCGCCCGGGCGCGGGCGGCCCCCAGCGGGCCGCGGAGGTCGGACCGAAGAGCGTCAGCGCCGGCGTCCCCACCGCCGTCGCGAGGTGGACGGGGCCGGAGTCGCAGGCGACGAGCAGCCGGACGCGGGCGAGCGCCGCCGCCAGCGCGTCGAGCGGCAGGAAGGAGAGGTCCGCGGCCACCTGGCATCGCGCCGCGGCGCGGAACGCGGCGAACGCGTCGCGGTCCGGCGGCCCGCCGCAGAGGACGATGTGGTGGCCGTCGGCGGAGAGCGCGTCGGCGATCGCGGCGAACCGCTCCGCGGGCCAGCGCTTGGTCGCCCAGCGCGCGCCGGGAGCGATCGCGACGATCGAGCCGTCCACCCCGCCGAGCGCGTCGGCCGCGAGCGCGCGCGCCTGCGGCGACAGCGCGACCTTCGTGCGCCCCGGCTCCGTGATTCCGAAGGGCGCGAGCGCCTCGGCGTAGAGGTGCGTCTGGTGGGCGCGGACGAGCGGCGGATCCGCCCCGAACACCGAGCGCAGCGCCTGCGCCGCCGAGCGGCGGCGGAAGGCGGCGCGCATCGGAGCGGCCGCATGCGCGAGCAGGACGCTCTTCGCCTTGTGCTGCAGGTCGATGGCGACGTCGAAGCGGCCGCGCAGCCGGGCGGCGAGCGCCCACGCGCCGTTCGCGCCGTCGCGCGCGAGCCGGTGGACCTGCGCGAGCTCCGGCAGGCCCTCGAGGAGCGGCGCGTAGAGCGGATCGGTGACCCACTCGACGCGCGCCCCGGGGAAGCGGCGGCGGAGCGGCTCGAGCACGCTCGTGGCGAGGACGACGTCGCCGAGCGCGCTGTACCGCACGACGAGGATGCTCGCGGGCTCCCTCACGCGACCGCCGCCTTGGCCCGGGGGAGGATCGACAGCATGTGCTCGACGTTGCGGGCGCTCGCGCCGCGGATGGAGGTCACCGACCCGCGCGCCAGCGTGCCGAGCTCGGCGAGCTGGTCCGGCCGGGAGATCAGCTCCTCGGCGACCTTGAGGAGCTGCTCCGGGGAGGCGACCTGGATCCCGCCGCGCCCCTGCAGCACCTGCACCGAGTCCTTGAAGTTCTCCATGTGCGGCCCGAACAGCACGGGCTTCCCCTGCGCCGCCGGCTCCAGCACGTTCTGCCCGCCCCGGGTGACGAAGCTCCCGCCCACGAACACCAGGGTGGCGAGCCGGTACGCGAGGGAGAGCTCTCCGATGGTGTCGAGGATCGTCACCTGCGCGTGCCCGGCGGCGGCGCCGCCGCTCCGCAGCCGCACCGAGAGGCCCGCCTCCGCCGCGAGCGCCATGATCTTCCCGGAGCGCTCGACGTAGCGCGGCGCGATCACGAGCTGCAGGAGCGGGTGGCGCTCGAGCAGCCCCTTGTACACGCCGAGCACGAGCTCCTCCTCGCCCTCGTGCGTGGAGCCCGCCATGAAGGTGGGGGCGGCCGGATCGAGCGCCATCTCCGCGCGCAGCGCCTGCTCCCTTCCCTCCGCGCCGTCGAGCACCAGCGCGTCGAACTTGGTGTTGCCGGTCACCCAGACGCGATCCGGCGCGGCGCCCAGCGCGAGGGCCCGCTCCGCCTCCTCGTCCGAGCGCATGAGGAAGCAGTCGATGCGGCGCAGCGGGTTGCGGATGGCGCGGAACATCGCCCGGTAGCGCGAGAGCTTCGCCGGGTTGAAGCGGCCGTTCGTGAGGGCGATCCGCACCCCGGCCTTGCGCGCGGCGCGGATGAGGTTCGGCCAGATCTCGGTGTACTCGAGGACGAGGAGGTCGGGGCGGAGCGCCGCGACCGCGCGGCGGGTCGCGCCGAACAGGTCGTACGGCGCGTAGAGCACCACGTCCGCCTCGGAGAGCTTCTTGCGCGCCATCTCGAGGCCGCTGTTGGTGATGGTCGTGACGATGATGCACGAGCCGGGCAGTCGCCGCTTCAGCTCGCGCATCATGGGCTGCAGCGAGAGGAGGTCGCCGGCGCTCGCGCCGTGCAGCCAGATGCGGGGGGCTCCCCGCCCCAGGTCGAGGCCGCGCCGGTAGAGCCCGAGGCGCTGGCCGATGCCGTGGCGCAGCTTCCGGTGCGTGAGCAGCACCGGCAGCGTGACGAGGAAGAGCGCGTAGCTCGCGATGACGTAGACGACGTGCAGGAGGACCTCTCGTCGGGCGCTATTTACTCGATGCGCAGGGGGTTGGTGAAGATCCACGGACGGCCGTCGACGCGGGCCTCGACCCGGTAGTCGCCGGGCGGGCACGCGCCGTCGCAGCGGAACGCCGCGCCGTCGGCGCCCGGCGCGAGGTCGCCCGCCGGGCGGCCGTCGCGGAAGAGCGCGAGGCGGGCGCGGGGATCGGGGGGACCGCCCAGCGAGAGCGCGATCGTGCCGGCGTCGGCCCGGACGAGCCTCACGCGCGCGGCGGGCGCCACGCCGTCGAACACGCACGCGGCGCTGCCGTCGAGGAGCGCCGCCGTCACCGCGCGCGCGTCCGCCTCCGCGTCGCCGGTCCGCGCCGCGGGCACGCGCATGGAGAACGCCTCGAAGGCCGCGCGGTACCCCGGATAGCCGTGGGCGTCGGCCGAGCACAGCAGCACCCGCTCGTCGCCCGCCGCGCGCGCCGCCGCGTTCTCGGCGTCGAAGCGCGCGAGCTCGTCGGCGGGATCGTCGGACAGCGCCAGCACGGCGCGGGCCCCGTCCCACGGCAGCGACGCCACGGCGCGCACGAGCTTGCCCGCCTCCCGATCCGCGACGACGCGGGACCAGGAGGTGTCGTTGGAGACGATCTCGAACCCGCGCCACGGGCCCCTCCCCCACCCCGTGAACGGACGCCGCGGGTGGAAGGGGTGGGCGAGCACCGCCCGCCCGCCCAGGGCCGCGATCGTGCCGAGCGGGTCCCGCTCCCGCTCCTCGCGGCTGAGGGCGCGGGGGACGCCGAGCGCCACCACGTGCCCGAACGGCGTGGACACCTCGGTCGCGGGCACGACGAGGACGCCCTCGAGGTACTGCGGCCGCTCCGGCGCGCGGACGTTGTGGTCCGTGACGACGACGAAGTCGAGGCCCGCCTCCCGCGCCGCCGCGACGACCTCCGCGAGCGAGCCGCGGCCGTCGCTCGCGGTGGTGTGCACGTGGTAGGCGCCCCGCAGCCCGTCCCGCGCGGCGTCGACGTGGACCGCCGCGGCGCGCCGCAGGGCGCGCTCCCGCCAGGACGTCGCGGCGAGGACCCCGTAGGCGGCGATCAGGAGGACGACGGCGAGCGAGACGATCCGCTTCACGGGCTAGCCGGCGCTGGCGCGCGCCTCGGCGCGGGCCTCGCCCTCGAAGATCCGGTGGAGGCGCGCGTACTCCCCGCCGCGGGCGACGAGCTCGGCGTGCGTGCCGAGCTCCACCACGCGGCCGCCGGAGAGCACCACGATGCGGTCGGCGTTCCGCACGGTCGAGAGCCGGTGCGCGATGACCAGCGTCGTGCGGCGGTGGCCGCCCTCGATCGCCATGAGCGAGTCGAGCGCGCGCTGCACCTCGCGCTCGCTCTCCGCGTCGAGCGCGCTCGTCGCCTCGTCGAGCACCAGGATGGGCGCGTCCTTCAGGAACGCGCGCGCGATGGCGATGCGCTGCCGCTGCCCGCCCGAGAGGAGGACGCCCCTCTCGCCGACGCGCGTCTCGTAGCCCTGCGGCAGGGCCTCGATGAACTGGTGCGCCTGCGCGAGGCGCGCCGCCCGCTCGACCTCGGCGAGCGACACCTCCGGCCGGCCGTAGGCGATGTTGGCGCGGATGGTGTCGTTGAAGAGCACCGTCTCCTGCGTCACGAGCGCGAGCTGGGCGCGCAGGCTCTCCAGCGTCACCTCGCGGAGGTCCTTCCCGTCGACGGTGATCCGCCCGGAGGAGACGTCCCAGAAGCGGGGCAGCAGGTTCGCCACCGTGGTCTTGCCGCCGCCCGAGGACCCGACGAGCGCGACCACCTCGCCCTTGCGGATCTCGAGATCCAGCCCGTGCAGCACCGGCCGGTCGCCGTAGGCGAAGGTCACCCGCTCGTAGCGGATCGCCTGGGAGAACGGCGGGAGCCGATCGCGCCCCTCGTCCGGCACCGCGCTCGGCGTGTCGAGGATCTCGAAGATCCGGTCGCCGGCGGCCGCGCCCTGCATGGCGATCTGCCCGACGCGCCCGAGCTGCTTCACCGGCGTGTAGAGGAGGAGCACGGCCGCGACGAAGGAGAAGAACTTCCCCGGCTCGAGCTCGCCGGCGAGGATCCGCCCGCCCACCCACCAGATCGCCGCCGCCAGCCCGGCTGCGCCCATGATCTCCATGAGCGGCGAGGAGAACGCGCGGACGAGGTAGCTGCGGCGCAGGATGCGGATGAGCTTGCGGTTCGCGTCGGAGAACCGCCCCGACTCCCACCGCTCCATGCCGTACGCCTGGACGACCCGCATCCCGCTCACGGCCTCCTGCACCATCTCCGAGAGCTCGCCGGCCGTGGACTGCGCGTGGCCGGTGACGCGCTTGAGCCGCTTCGCGAGCCGCACCACGGGCAGCAGCGTCACCGGCACCGCGCCGAACGCGACGAGCGACATGCGCCAGTCCAGCAGGAAGCAGGAGGCGAGCATCACGATCACGGTGATGCCGTCGCGCAGGTAGCTCGGGATGGCGTTCGAGACCGCGCTCTCCACCGAGAGCACGTCGGCGGAGAAGCGCTGGAGGATGTCCCCCGAGTGGCGGCGCGCGTAGAAGTCGGGCGACAGCCGCAGGAGGTGGTCGAACAGCGCGCGGCGGACGTCCGCGATCATCCGCTGCCCCACCATGCCCATGAGGTAGAACTGCCCGAAGTACGCGACCCCCTTCACCATCGCCAGGGCGACGATGATGGCGGGCAGCACGCCCAGCACGGCCGTGCGGTCGAGCCGGGCGAGCTGGCCCGCGACGTCCCACGAGGCGGGCAGGAACCGGGCGAGGCCAGCGAGCGCGTGAGGGTCGCCCCGGAACAGGAACTCGAGCACCGGCCCGAGCAGGTACACGTACGCGGCGGTCGAGAGCGACAGCACCGCCATGCACAGGATGGCCAGTGCGAGGGTCAGCTTGTACGGCGCGGCGAAGGCGAGGAGTCTCAGGTACGAGCGCAAGGCGCGGCCATCCTATGCCAGAACGCCCGCCTTAGGCAGGACGACGGCACCCCGACCGGGGGCGACTCGCGCCCACCCCTTCGCTCGCCCGCCCGCTCGCCGCCTCAACCCCGCCATCGATCGGCGCCGCCGGGGCAGAGGGGCAGCTTCATTCCTCGACGCCCTTGACCTTCCCCTCGGCCCTCCGCCGCTCGATGATCTTCTGCGCGATGGGCGGCGGCACCGGATCGTAGTGCGACGGCTCCATGGTGAAGTAGCCGACGCCCTGGGTGAGCGAGCGGAGATCGGCGTCGTAGGTCATGGCCTCCGCGTGCGGGCAGACGGCGCGGATGAGCACGCCGCGCGCGAGGGGCTCCATGCCCTGCACCTTGGCGCGCCGGCTGTTCAGATCGCCCATCACCGCGCCGACGTACTCCTCGGGGACGCGCACCTCGAGCTTCATGACCGGCTCGAGCAGGATGGGCCGAGCCTCGAGCACCGCCTTCTTGAAGGCCATCGACCCGGCCACCTGGAACGCCATGTCGGAGCTGTCCACGTCGTGGTAGCTGCCGAACACGAGCTTCGCCCTGAAGTCGACCACCGGGTAGCCGGCGAGCGGGCCCGAGTGGAGCGCCCCGCGGATCCCCTTCTCGACGGAGGGGATGAACTGGCGCGGGACGACGCCACCCACGATCGCGTCCTCGAACTCGAAGCCCTCG includes:
- a CDS encoding glycosyltransferase family 9 protein, which gives rise to MREPASILVVRYSALGDVVLATSVLEPLRRRFPGARVEWVTDPLYAPLLEGLPELAQVHRLARDGANGAWALAARLRGRFDVAIDLQHKAKSVLLAHAAAPMRAAFRRRSAAQALRSVFGADPPLVRAHQTHLYAEALAPFGITEPGRTKVALSPQARALAADALGGVDGSIVAIAPGARWATKRWPAERFAAIADALSADGHHIVLCGGPPDRDAFAAFRAAARCQVAADLSFLPLDALAAALARVRLLVACDSGPVHLATAVGTPALTLFGPTSAARWGPPAPGRSLSLALSCAPCSNHGGDYCPEGHHRCLRDLAPEAVLAASREMLGR
- a CDS encoding 3-deoxy-D-manno-octulosonic acid transferase yields the protein MHVVYVIASYALFLVTLPVLLTHRKLRHGIGQRLGLYRRGLDLGRGAPRIWLHGASAGDLLSLQPMMRELKRRLPGSCIIVTTITNSGLEMARKKLSEADVVLYAPYDLFGATRRAVAALRPDLLVLEYTEIWPNLIRAARKAGVRIALTNGRFNPAKLSRYRAMFRAIRNPLRRIDCFLMRSDEEAERALALGAAPDRVWVTGNTKFDALVLDGAEGREQALRAEMALDPAAPTFMAGSTHEGEEELVLGVYKGLLERHPLLQLVIAPRYVERSGKIMALAAEAGLSVRLRSGGAAAGHAQVTILDTIGELSLAYRLATLVFVGGSFVTRGGQNVLEPAAQGKPVLFGPHMENFKDSVQVLQGRGGIQVASPEQLLKVAEELISRPDQLAELGTLARGSVTSIRGASARNVEHMLSILPRAKAAVA
- a CDS encoding PHP domain-containing protein, which codes for MKRIVSLAVVLLIAAYGVLAATSWRERALRRAAAVHVDAARDGLRGAYHVHTTASDGRGSLAEVVAAAREAGLDFVVVTDHNVRAPERPQYLEGVLVVPATEVSTPFGHVVALGVPRALSREERERDPLGTIAALGGRAVLAHPFHPRRPFTGWGRGPWRGFEIVSNDTSWSRVVADREAGKLVRAVASLPWDGARAVLALSDDPADELARFDAENAAARAAGDERVLLCSADAHGYPGYRAAFEAFSMRVPAARTGDAEADARAVTAALLDGSAACVFDGVAPAARVRLVRADAGTIALSLGGPPDPRARLALFRDGRPAGDLAPGADGAAFRCDGACPPGDYRVEARVDGRPWIFTNPLRIE
- a CDS encoding ABC transporter ATP-binding protein; this encodes MRSYLRLLAFAAPYKLTLALAILCMAVLSLSTAAYVYLLGPVLEFLFRGDPHALAGLARFLPASWDVAGQLARLDRTAVLGVLPAIIVALAMVKGVAYFGQFYLMGMVGQRMIADVRRALFDHLLRLSPDFYARRHSGDILQRFSADVLSVESAVSNAIPSYLRDGITVIVMLASCFLLDWRMSLVAFGAVPVTLLPVVRLAKRLKRVTGHAQSTAGELSEMVQEAVSGMRVVQAYGMERWESGRFSDANRKLIRILRRSYLVRAFSSPLMEIMGAAGLAAAIWWVGGRILAGELEPGKFFSFVAAVLLLYTPVKQLGRVGQIAMQGAAAGDRIFEILDTPSAVPDEGRDRLPPFSQAIRYERVTFAYGDRPVLHGLDLEIRKGEVVALVGSSGGGKTTVANLLPRFWDVSSGRITVDGKDLREVTLESLRAQLALVTQETVLFNDTIRANIAYGRPEVSLAEVERAARLAQAHQFIEALPQGYETRVGERGVLLSGGQRQRIAIARAFLKDAPILVLDEATSALDAESEREVQRALDSLMAIEGGHRRTTLVIAHRLSTVRNADRIVVLSGGRVVELGTHAELVARGGEYARLHRIFEGEARAEARASAG